A DNA window from Pseudomonas sp. B21-056 contains the following coding sequences:
- a CDS encoding 23S rRNA (adenine(2030)-N(6))-methyltransferase RlmJ: MNYRHAFHAGNHADVFKHLTLTRLIALMARKEQPFAYLDTHAGIGLYDLQGDQANRTGEYLEGIARLWGQDDLPPLTADYMNVLHEMNPDGQLRYYPGSPELARRLTRSQDRVLLNEKHPEDGVLLKDNMKGDRRVAVHLGEGWHVPRALLPVAEKRGLMLIDPPFEKLDEMQRCAASLKEAIGRMRQTVAAIWYPVKDQRMLRRFYQDLAGTGAPKLLRVELLVHPLATPDSLNGSGLAIANPPWGLEEELRELLPWLSKKLGQTQGGWQMDWLIAES; encoded by the coding sequence ATGAACTATCGCCACGCCTTCCACGCCGGTAATCACGCCGATGTGTTCAAACACCTGACCCTGACCCGCCTTATCGCGCTGATGGCGCGCAAGGAGCAGCCCTTCGCCTACCTCGATACCCATGCGGGCATCGGGTTGTATGACTTGCAGGGCGACCAGGCCAATCGTACCGGTGAATACCTGGAAGGCATCGCACGCTTATGGGGGCAGGACGATCTGCCGCCGCTGACCGCCGACTACATGAACGTGCTGCACGAGATGAACCCGGACGGACAGTTGCGCTATTACCCGGGCTCACCGGAGCTGGCGCGGCGCCTGACGCGTTCGCAGGATCGGGTCCTGCTCAATGAAAAGCACCCTGAAGACGGTGTGTTGCTCAAGGACAACATGAAGGGCGACCGCCGCGTCGCGGTGCATCTGGGCGAAGGTTGGCATGTGCCTCGTGCCTTGCTGCCGGTGGCGGAAAAGCGCGGCTTGATGCTGATCGATCCGCCCTTCGAGAAGCTCGACGAAATGCAGCGCTGCGCCGCCTCTCTCAAGGAGGCCATTGGGCGGATGCGTCAGACGGTGGCAGCGATCTGGTACCCGGTGAAGGATCAGCGGATGCTGCGTCGCTTCTACCAGGACCTGGCCGGCACGGGCGCGCCCAAGCTGTTGCGAGTGGAGTTGCTGGTGCACCCGCTTGCCACGCCCGACAGCCTGAACGGCTCCGGCCTGGCGATTGCCAATCCGCCATGGGGGCTGGAAGAGGAGTTGCGTGAGCTGTTGCCGTGGCTGTCGAAAAAGCTCGGGCAGACCCAGGGTGGGTGGCAGATGGACTGGTTGATTGCCGAGAGTTGA
- a CDS encoding alkaline phosphatase D family protein, with protein sequence MLKPTVGPIVGHTTTDHARIFLRGDKDPRQPVFAGLRYRRQGDASWTNEHFIQLHAFRDMTDVIILRGLQAGTVYEYQAGWFSAPHSTVPEPARQWPMEIHRLRTPAAEANTPRAYIVGSCRYLRITAGSPSAPELGDRTFAGIQRIVEQADPPISGVLMTGDQVYLDDLNIVAPDRTYKDILFKYRTVFSQPHISKLMSAVPTYMILDDHEIEDNWPANKHVDDDILYANAMSAYGLYQASHSPAHELSSDGLLSRSLSHYWYQFAHGDIEWFVTDSRTRRNLSMADRRILDVEQEQSLLEWLVSSTARVKFIVTSVMFYPDSKLDDGDAWQAFPQQRLRLLECIRRHGVKNVIFVSGDVHGSMTSRLCHSQDPDFEVHTLVASPFCNSELLPYASASDFIFEPPMARTENGDYHYELTSTVVSQDNFAHLHVAAQSVHVTFHDRDGYPLQVVEIPLR encoded by the coding sequence ATGCTCAAACCTACCGTCGGCCCGATTGTCGGCCACACCACCACCGATCACGCACGCATATTCCTGCGCGGCGACAAGGACCCCAGGCAGCCGGTATTCGCAGGACTTCGTTACCGGCGCCAGGGTGATGCGAGCTGGACGAATGAGCACTTCATTCAATTGCATGCCTTTCGCGACATGACCGATGTAATCATTTTGAGGGGACTGCAAGCCGGCACCGTCTATGAGTATCAGGCCGGCTGGTTCAGTGCACCTCACAGCACCGTCCCGGAACCGGCGCGGCAATGGCCCATGGAGATCCATCGATTGCGCACGCCGGCCGCGGAAGCCAACACGCCTCGCGCTTACATCGTGGGGTCTTGCCGTTACCTGCGAATCACCGCCGGCAGCCCCTCAGCCCCCGAACTCGGGGACCGCACGTTCGCCGGCATCCAGCGCATCGTGGAGCAGGCCGATCCGCCGATCAGCGGCGTACTGATGACCGGAGACCAGGTTTATCTCGACGATTTGAACATCGTTGCCCCGGACCGGACCTATAAAGACATTCTGTTCAAATACCGCACTGTCTTTTCCCAGCCTCACATCAGCAAGTTGATGTCCGCCGTACCGACTTACATGATCCTCGACGACCATGAAATCGAAGACAACTGGCCGGCCAACAAACACGTCGATGACGACATTCTCTACGCCAATGCCATGAGTGCTTATGGCCTCTATCAAGCCAGCCATAGCCCGGCCCATGAACTGTCGAGCGACGGCCTGTTGAGCAGGTCGTTGTCGCACTACTGGTATCAGTTCGCTCACGGCGATATCGAATGGTTCGTCACCGACAGCCGGACCCGACGCAACTTGTCGATGGCCGACCGGCGCATCCTGGATGTCGAGCAGGAGCAGTCATTGCTCGAATGGCTCGTGAGCAGCACTGCCCGGGTCAAATTCATCGTCACCAGCGTCATGTTCTACCCCGACAGCAAACTCGACGATGGCGACGCCTGGCAGGCGTTCCCGCAACAACGCCTGCGACTGCTGGAATGCATTCGCCGCCACGGGGTTAAAAACGTGATTTTCGTGTCCGGTGACGTCCACGGCTCCATGACCAGCCGACTGTGTCACAGCCAGGATCCCGACTTCGAGGTGCATACCCTCGTTGCCTCGCCGTTCTGCAACAGTGAACTGCTGCCTTACGCCAGCGCCTCGGATTTTATTTTCGAGCCTCCCATGGCCCGGACTGAAAACGGTGACTACCACTATGAACTGACCAGTACGGTAGTCAGCCAGGATAACTTCGCGCATCTGCATGTCGCGGCCCAGAGTGTTCACGTGACTTTTCACGACCGCGATGGTTACCCTTTGCAGGTGGTCGAGATCCCGTTGCGCTGA
- a CDS encoding type VI secretion system tip protein VgrG produces the protein MFAPANQPRFTLTLDSAPNELKVLEFTGQEAISQPYRFDLELVSERPDLALETLLHRQAYLAFDQQGHGIHGQVYSVAQGDSGKRLTRYQISLVPRLAYLHHRINRRIFQHLSVPSIIAQVLKDHGIQGDAFQFSLGGQYPEREYCVQYGESDLAFIERICAEVGIHYHFRHSPDGHLLVFGDDQTVFPRLPESTLYLPGSGMAAGEPAIKRLAVRLQTRTSVVTLCDYNFRNPGLSLHTSLDSQQKPVLEDYRYPGLFSERDHGRHLTRRALERHGADFRLAEARSDQSALVSGHFMQINGHPRAQWNDLWLLTQITHRGRQPQVLEDTVTDSADEFQGYSNTFLATPWEVFFRPPLQHEKPPAHGFQPAVVTGPVDSEIHCDEFGRVKVQLIWDRDGKGDEHSSCWLRVATGWAHDRYGSVMIPRVGMEVLVGFMDGDVDKPLVVGCLPNGANPLPLDLPADKTRSLLRSQSSPGGGGYNELRIEDRKGAEEIYLRAQRNWTQHVLHDQRVQVDHERSIVVAGTARHELKAEELRVTHGRRQVEVRQDDHLIVSGERHIRVTSQAFSASQHFHVSAGQQIVLDGGASATIQAGGHWISIGAGGIFSSVPIEVGGAPMAATRAAPGSPGNAEKLVAAVTAPLSLAQILSLQGPAPFCEECERCKDGVCSPLPMFSKPTDIQERP, from the coding sequence ATGTTCGCGCCTGCCAACCAACCGCGTTTCACCCTGACGCTCGACAGCGCGCCGAATGAGCTCAAGGTGCTTGAGTTCACAGGCCAGGAAGCCATCAGCCAACCCTATCGCTTTGACCTGGAACTGGTGAGTGAGCGCCCGGACCTGGCGTTGGAAACGCTGCTGCATCGCCAGGCCTACCTGGCTTTCGATCAGCAGGGGCATGGCATCCACGGCCAGGTCTACAGCGTAGCCCAAGGCGATTCGGGAAAACGCCTGACCCGCTACCAGATCAGCCTGGTGCCGCGCCTGGCGTACCTGCATCACCGTATCAACCGGCGGATTTTCCAGCACTTGAGCGTGCCGTCGATCATTGCACAGGTCTTGAAAGACCATGGCATCCAAGGCGATGCGTTTCAGTTCAGCCTCGGCGGGCAATACCCCGAGCGGGAATACTGCGTGCAATACGGTGAAAGTGACCTGGCCTTCATCGAGCGGATCTGTGCCGAGGTCGGTATTCATTACCACTTTCGTCACAGTCCCGACGGCCACCTGCTGGTCTTCGGTGACGACCAGACGGTGTTCCCGCGCTTGCCCGAGTCGACGCTGTATCTGCCGGGCAGTGGCATGGCCGCTGGGGAGCCGGCGATCAAGCGGCTGGCGGTCCGGCTCCAGACCCGGACCAGCGTTGTGACGCTGTGCGACTACAATTTCCGCAACCCTGGCCTGTCCTTGCATACCAGCCTCGACAGCCAGCAGAAACCCGTGCTGGAAGACTATCGTTACCCTGGTCTTTTTTCGGAACGCGATCATGGACGGCACCTGACCCGGCGCGCCCTGGAACGTCATGGTGCCGATTTCCGTCTGGCCGAGGCTCGCAGCGATCAAAGCGCCCTCGTCAGCGGGCACTTCATGCAAATCAACGGGCACCCGCGTGCGCAGTGGAATGACCTCTGGCTCCTGACGCAGATCACCCACCGTGGTCGCCAGCCGCAAGTGCTGGAGGACACAGTCACGGACAGCGCGGATGAGTTCCAAGGCTACAGCAATACCTTTCTTGCGACGCCATGGGAGGTTTTCTTTCGTCCGCCGCTGCAGCATGAGAAACCTCCGGCCCACGGTTTTCAGCCTGCGGTGGTGACCGGGCCTGTCGACAGCGAAATTCATTGCGATGAGTTCGGACGGGTCAAGGTGCAACTGATCTGGGACCGCGACGGCAAGGGTGACGAGCATTCCAGTTGCTGGCTGCGGGTAGCGACCGGCTGGGCCCATGATCGCTATGGCAGTGTGATGATTCCCCGGGTCGGCATGGAAGTCCTGGTGGGTTTCATGGATGGCGACGTGGATAAGCCCCTGGTGGTGGGTTGCTTGCCCAATGGTGCCAACCCGTTGCCGCTGGACCTGCCGGCGGACAAGACCCGCAGCTTATTGCGCAGCCAGAGCAGCCCCGGCGGGGGCGGTTACAACGAGTTGCGCATCGAGGATCGCAAGGGGGCCGAGGAAATCTACCTGCGGGCCCAGCGAAACTGGACCCAGCATGTGCTCCATGACCAGCGCGTGCAGGTCGATCATGAGCGCAGCATTGTCGTTGCCGGCACCGCGCGGCATGAACTCAAGGCCGAAGAGCTGCGTGTCACCCATGGGCGGCGCCAGGTCGAAGTCAGGCAGGACGACCATCTGATAGTGAGTGGCGAACGGCACATCCGCGTGACCAGCCAGGCTTTCAGTGCCAGCCAGCATTTCCATGTCAGCGCCGGCCAGCAGATCGTGCTGGATGGCGGCGCCAGTGCGACCATCCAGGCCGGCGGGCATTGGATCAGCATCGGCGCCGGGGGCATTTTCAGCAGCGTGCCGATCGAAGTCGGTGGCGCGCCGATGGCAGCCACCCGCGCGGCGCCGGGCTCGCCGGGTAACGCCGAGAAGCTGGTCGCCGCAGTGACCGCTCCACTGTCGTTGGCGCAAATCCTCAGCCTGCAAGGTCCGGCGCCGTTCTGCGAAGAGTGTGAGCGGTGCAAGGACGGCGTCTGTTCGCCGTTGCCCATGTTTTCCAAACCCACTGATATTCAGGAGCGTCCATGA
- the aceF gene encoding dihydrolipoyllysine-residue acetyltransferase produces MSELIRVPDIGSGEGEVIELFVKVGDRIEADQSILTLESDKASMEVPAPKAGVIKSLKVKLGDRLKEGDELLELEVEGAAAAPEAAAPAAAPAAAEKPAAAPAAAAAPAPAAAPAAATVQDIHVPDIGSSGKAKIIEVLVKVGDTVEADQSLITLESDKASMEIPSPAAGVVESVEIKLEDEVGTGDLILKLKVAGAAAPAAPAPAAAPAKAEAAPAPAAAPAAKAEAVPAPVAAPAPSGAKVHAGPAVRQLAREFGVELSAVGPSGPHGRVLKEDVQAYVKAMMQKAKNAPAEGATGGAGIPPIPAVDFSRFGETEEVAMTRLMQIGASSLHRSWLNIPHVTQFDQADITELEAFRVAQKAVAEKAGVKLTVLPLLLKACAHLLKELPDFNSSLAPSGKAVIRKKYVHIGFAVDTPEGLLVPVIRNVDQKSLLQLAAEAAALAEKARNKKLTADDMQGACFTISSLGHIGGTGFTPIVNAPEVAILGVSKATIQPVWDGKAFQPKLMLPLSLSYDHRVINGAAAARFTKRLSDLLGDIRTILL; encoded by the coding sequence GTGAGCGAACTCATTCGCGTACCTGACATCGGCAGCGGTGAAGGTGAAGTAATTGAACTGTTTGTGAAGGTCGGCGACCGCATCGAAGCCGACCAGAGCATCCTGACGCTTGAATCGGACAAGGCCAGCATGGAAGTGCCTGCGCCGAAGGCCGGGGTCATCAAGAGCCTGAAAGTGAAGCTGGGCGATCGCCTGAAAGAAGGCGACGAACTGCTGGAACTGGAAGTCGAGGGCGCCGCTGCGGCGCCTGAAGCTGCAGCGCCTGCGGCTGCCCCGGCTGCCGCTGAGAAGCCTGCCGCCGCTCCGGCTGCCGCAGCTGCTCCGGCTCCGGCCGCTGCGCCTGCCGCCGCCACTGTCCAGGACATCCATGTCCCGGACATCGGCTCGTCGGGCAAGGCCAAGATCATCGAAGTCCTGGTCAAGGTCGGCGACACCGTCGAAGCCGACCAGTCGCTGATCACCCTGGAATCCGACAAGGCCAGCATGGAAATCCCTTCGCCGGCCGCCGGCGTGGTGGAAAGCGTCGAGATCAAGCTGGAAGACGAAGTCGGCACCGGTGACCTGATCCTGAAACTGAAAGTGGCTGGCGCCGCCGCGCCTGCCGCTCCAGCACCTGCTGCTGCACCTGCCAAGGCTGAAGCCGCGCCGGCTCCGGCTGCCGCGCCCGCCGCCAAGGCCGAGGCTGTGCCAGCCCCGGTCGCCGCACCTGCACCAAGCGGCGCCAAGGTGCACGCCGGCCCAGCGGTACGTCAGCTGGCCCGCGAGTTCGGCGTCGAGCTGTCCGCCGTCGGCCCGAGCGGCCCACACGGTCGTGTGCTGAAGGAAGACGTGCAGGCCTACGTCAAGGCCATGATGCAGAAAGCCAAGAATGCACCGGCCGAAGGCGCCACCGGCGGCGCGGGCATCCCGCCGATCCCGGCGGTGGACTTCAGCCGCTTCGGCGAAACCGAAGAAGTGGCCATGACCCGCCTGATGCAGATCGGCGCGTCGAGCCTGCACCGCAGCTGGCTGAACATTCCCCACGTGACTCAGTTCGACCAGGCCGACATCACCGAGCTGGAAGCCTTCCGCGTCGCGCAGAAAGCCGTGGCGGAAAAGGCCGGCGTGAAGCTGACCGTGCTGCCGCTGTTGCTCAAGGCCTGTGCGCACCTGCTCAAGGAACTGCCGGACTTCAACAGCTCCCTGGCGCCAAGCGGCAAGGCTGTGATCCGCAAGAAATACGTGCACATCGGCTTTGCCGTCGACACCCCGGAAGGCCTGCTGGTACCGGTCATCCGCAACGTCGACCAGAAGAGCCTGCTGCAACTGGCTGCCGAAGCGGCTGCCCTGGCCGAAAAAGCCCGGAACAAGAAGCTCACCGCAGACGACATGCAGGGCGCCTGCTTCACGATCTCCAGCCTCGGCCATATTGGCGGCACCGGCTTCACGCCGATCGTCAACGCGCCGGAAGTGGCGATCCTGGGTGTGTCCAAGGCCACTATCCAGCCGGTCTGGGACGGTAAAGCCTTCCAGCCGAAGCTGATGCTGCCACTGTCGCTGTCCTACGATCACCGTGTGATCAACGGCGCCGCCGCCGCACGCTTCACCAAGCGTCTGAGCGACCTGCTGGGCGATATCCGCACCATCCTGCTGTAA
- a CDS encoding DUF4123 domain-containing protein gives MSTDLSPHAWLRQHPLQASEQLFAIFGNASSARPLTAWRRSMGLVPRPIWADTPYADWEPVMPYVGVVAVDSEFLQWIATTDSLDWGWLAVSSVGQEVLVEHLRGLTQVLLPGGKSSFFRFWDGRFVQPILQSDEVEAGQLLPVISRYLINGRALEVGGNAQRPPRTFPWWEVPAALLKELAGGTTDCLLDNLLRWLGEEHPYLSERVDERILRCKIVNFLGTHGPLHDPKALLHGYLLQELG, from the coding sequence ATGAGTACGGATCTGTCGCCCCATGCCTGGCTTCGGCAGCATCCGTTGCAAGCATCCGAGCAGCTCTTCGCCATTTTCGGCAACGCCAGCAGCGCCAGGCCGTTGACGGCCTGGCGGCGCTCGATGGGACTGGTGCCCAGGCCGATCTGGGCCGATACGCCTTACGCTGACTGGGAGCCCGTCATGCCTTATGTCGGCGTGGTCGCGGTAGACAGTGAGTTTCTTCAATGGATCGCGACGACCGACTCGCTCGATTGGGGTTGGTTGGCGGTGTCTTCGGTCGGCCAGGAAGTTCTCGTCGAACATTTGCGTGGGCTCACCCAGGTGCTGTTGCCTGGCGGCAAGTCGAGTTTTTTCCGTTTTTGGGATGGGCGTTTCGTGCAACCCATCCTGCAGTCCGACGAAGTCGAGGCAGGGCAGTTGCTGCCGGTCATCAGCCGTTACCTGATCAACGGTCGAGCCCTGGAGGTCGGGGGAAATGCTCAGCGGCCGCCACGGACTTTTCCCTGGTGGGAGGTGCCCGCTGCACTATTGAAAGAACTGGCTGGCGGCACGACGGACTGCCTGCTGGATAACCTGCTCAGGTGGCTGGGGGAAGAGCATCCGTACCTGTCCGAGCGGGTCGATGAGCGCATCCTGCGGTGCAAGATCGTCAATTTTCTTGGGACGCATGGGCCGCTCCATGATCCCAAGGCGCTGTTGCATGGGTACTTGCTGCAAGAACTCGGCTGA
- the msrA gene encoding peptide-methionine (S)-S-oxide reductase MsrA, with protein sequence MVLRSEILVNKNVLPTQEQALPGRETPIKVPDQHFVNGNPLLGPFPGNVEFAIFGLGCFWGAERRFWQRDGVYSTSVGYAGGFTPNPTYEEVCSGLTGHSEVVLVVYEPEKVSYEELLAMFWELHNPTQGMRQGNDIGTQYRSVIYCTKPEQLEAAKKSKAVFQAELTKAGLGEITTEIDEAPTFYYAEAYHQQYLAKNPEGYCGIGGTGVTCPI encoded by the coding sequence ATGGTCTTGCGCTCGGAAATTCTGGTGAACAAAAACGTGCTCCCTACTCAAGAACAAGCTCTGCCTGGCCGCGAAACCCCGATCAAGGTTCCGGATCAACACTTCGTCAACGGCAACCCGCTGCTCGGCCCGTTTCCGGGCAACGTAGAGTTCGCGATTTTCGGCCTGGGCTGCTTCTGGGGGGCGGAACGTCGCTTCTGGCAACGTGATGGGGTCTACAGCACCTCGGTGGGCTACGCCGGCGGCTTCACTCCCAACCCGACCTACGAAGAAGTCTGCTCGGGCCTGACCGGCCACAGCGAAGTCGTGCTGGTGGTCTACGAACCGGAAAAGGTCAGCTACGAAGAACTGCTGGCGATGTTCTGGGAACTGCACAACCCGACCCAGGGCATGCGCCAGGGCAACGACATCGGCACCCAGTATCGCTCGGTGATCTATTGCACCAAACCCGAACAACTGGAAGCGGCGAAGAAGAGCAAGGCGGTGTTCCAGGCTGAACTGACCAAGGCCGGCCTCGGTGAAATCACCACCGAAATCGATGAAGCGCCGACGTTCTACTATGCCGAGGCTTACCACCAGCAGTACCTGGCGAAGAATCCCGAGGGATATTGCGGCATTGGCGGGACCGGCGTGACCTGCCCGATCTGA
- a CDS encoding GGDEF and EAL domain-containing protein — protein sequence MKSQPDAASRMAAEVVTQLPVPSRLGMLRFERLNEASWALLFLDPNCERYFGLPAVELCSLVSSPYASLMEPEARYQLHDAIQEQLAQAPHYLIRYTLHTAKGPMNLLEMGEAYKQHNRHLLRGYLLAVDGLLQNEPSMPALDLETQNSRLQIALELNQRAQQEQLQHLDRVRAQQDLILLLTRQRYSATNSLLEAAELITRSACDIYQIDCASIWNLDDSKLVPISAYNRASQEYFRPDVIDVNEYPDYMEALQTCRAIDAHNALRDPRTRELVESLRARNVNAMLDASVRIDGQVVGVLCLEQVGATRAWQSDEIAFAGELADQFAQVINNHNRRIATSALHLFQRAVEQSANAFLLVNCDGVVEYVNPSFTAITQYTTEEVHGQRLSELPALENLSELLFDAPSALAQSNSWQGEFKSRRKNLEPYWGQLSISKVYGDNRELTHYIGIYEDVTQTKLAQQRIERLAYTDNLTNLGNRPAFIRNLDERFARDSDSPISLLLVDIDNFKRINDSLGHQTGDKLLISLARRLRNSLSPGGSLARFASNEFAVLLDDSDLEAGQQVASQLLMTLDKPMFVDNQLISVTGSVGLACAPLHGRDPQTLMRNAGLALHKAKANGKHQVQVFTEALNAEASYKLFVENNLRRALTQNELDVFYQPKLCLRSGRLLGMEALLRWNHPEKGMIRPDQFISVAEETGLIIPIGKWIARQACRMSKQLTAAGLGNLQVAINLSPKQFSDPDLVASIASILKEEQLPSRLLELELTEGLLLEATEDTHLQLDQLKRLGLTLAMDDFGTGYSSLSYLKKFPIDIIKIDRSFIHEIPDNQDDMEITSAVIAMAHNLKLKVVAEGIETAQQLTFLRRHRCDVGQGYLFDRPIPGAELIEKLKRYPRGPID from the coding sequence ATGAAAAGCCAACCCGATGCCGCCAGCCGTATGGCGGCCGAGGTAGTGACGCAGTTACCGGTGCCCTCGCGGCTCGGTATGCTGCGTTTCGAGCGGCTGAATGAAGCGAGCTGGGCGCTGCTGTTCCTCGATCCAAACTGTGAACGTTACTTCGGCCTGCCGGCAGTGGAGCTCTGCTCGCTGGTCAGCTCGCCCTATGCCAGCCTGATGGAGCCTGAAGCGCGCTATCAACTGCATGATGCCATTCAAGAACAACTGGCCCAGGCCCCGCACTACCTGATCCGCTATACGCTGCACACCGCCAAGGGCCCCATGAACCTGCTGGAAATGGGTGAAGCGTACAAACAGCACAATCGCCACCTGCTGCGCGGCTATCTACTGGCGGTGGACGGCCTGCTGCAAAACGAGCCTTCGATGCCGGCCCTGGATCTGGAAACCCAGAACTCGCGCCTACAGATTGCGCTGGAGCTGAACCAGCGCGCCCAGCAAGAGCAACTCCAGCATCTGGACCGGGTGCGCGCCCAACAGGACCTCATCCTGCTGCTGACCCGCCAACGCTACAGCGCCACCAATTCCCTGCTGGAAGCCGCCGAACTCATCACCCGCAGCGCCTGCGACATCTACCAGATCGATTGCGCCAGCATCTGGAACCTGGACGATAGCAAGCTGGTACCGATCTCCGCCTATAACCGCGCCTCCCAGGAATACTTTCGACCGGACGTGATCGACGTCAACGAGTATCCCGACTACATGGAAGCGCTGCAGACCTGCCGCGCCATTGATGCTCATAACGCGCTACGCGACCCACGCACCCGCGAACTGGTTGAAAGCCTGCGTGCGCGCAACGTCAATGCCATGCTCGACGCCAGCGTGCGGATCGACGGTCAGGTGGTCGGTGTGCTGTGCCTGGAACAGGTGGGCGCCACCCGCGCCTGGCAGTCGGACGAGATCGCTTTTGCCGGTGAACTGGCGGACCAGTTTGCCCAGGTCATCAACAACCACAACCGCCGCATCGCCACCAGCGCCCTGCACTTGTTCCAGCGTGCCGTGGAGCAAAGCGCCAATGCGTTCCTGCTGGTCAACTGCGACGGCGTGGTGGAGTACGTCAACCCGAGCTTCACCGCCATCACCCAATACACCACCGAAGAGGTCCACGGCCAGCGTCTGTCCGAACTACCGGCGCTGGAAAACCTCAGCGAGCTGCTGTTCGACGCGCCCTCGGCCCTGGCCCAGAGCAATAGCTGGCAAGGCGAGTTCAAGAGCCGGCGCAAGAACCTGGAACCCTACTGGGGCCAGCTGTCGATTTCCAAGGTCTACGGCGACAACCGTGAACTGACCCACTACATCGGCATCTACGAAGACGTTACCCAGACCAAACTGGCCCAGCAGCGCATTGAACGCCTGGCCTACACCGACAACCTGACCAACCTGGGCAACCGCCCGGCGTTCATTCGCAACCTCGATGAACGCTTCGCTCGGGACAGCGACTCGCCCATCAGCCTGCTGCTGGTGGACATCGACAACTTCAAGCGCATCAACGACAGCCTCGGCCACCAGACCGGTGACAAACTGCTGATCAGCCTGGCCCGGCGCTTGCGCAACAGCCTGAGCCCGGGCGGCAGCCTGGCGCGCTTCGCCAGTAACGAATTCGCCGTGCTGCTGGACGACTCCGATCTGGAGGCCGGGCAGCAGGTCGCCAGCCAGTTGCTGATGACGCTCGACAAGCCGATGTTCGTCGACAACCAACTGATCAGTGTGACCGGCTCCGTGGGCCTGGCCTGTGCGCCGCTGCACGGCCGCGACCCCCAGACCCTGATGCGCAACGCCGGGCTCGCCCTGCACAAGGCCAAGGCCAACGGCAAGCATCAGGTCCAGGTCTTCACCGAAGCGCTGAACGCCGAGGCCAGCTACAAACTGTTCGTGGAAAACAACCTGCGCCGCGCCCTGACCCAGAACGAGCTGGACGTGTTCTACCAGCCCAAGCTGTGCCTGCGCAGTGGCCGCCTGCTGGGGATGGAAGCGCTGCTGCGCTGGAATCATCCGGAAAAAGGCATGATCCGACCGGACCAGTTCATCAGCGTGGCCGAGGAAACCGGGCTGATCATCCCTATCGGCAAATGGATCGCCCGCCAGGCCTGCCGCATGAGCAAGCAACTGACCGCCGCCGGCCTGGGCAACCTGCAGGTGGCGATCAACCTGTCACCCAAGCAGTTCTCCGACCCGGACCTGGTCGCCTCGATCGCCAGCATCCTCAAGGAAGAACAACTGCCCTCACGGCTGCTTGAGCTGGAGCTGACCGAAGGCCTGCTGCTGGAAGCCACCGAAGACACCCACCTGCAACTCGACCAGCTCAAGCGCCTGGGCCTGACCCTGGCCATGGACGACTTCGGTACCGGCTACTCGTCCCTGAGCTACCTGAAGAAATTCCCGATCGACATCATCAAGATCGATCGCAGCTTCATCCATGAAATCCCGGACAACCAGGACGACATGGAGATCACCTCCGCGGTGATCGCCATGGCCCACAACCTGAAACTCAAGGTGGTGGCCGAGGGGATCGAAACCGCCCAGCAACTGACGTTCCTGCGCCGCCATCGCTGCGATGTCGGCCAGGGCTACCTGTTCGACCGGCCCATCCCCGGCGCGGAGCTGATCGAGAAGCTCAAGCGCTACCCGCGCGGTCCAATTGACTGA